Proteins encoded within one genomic window of Komagataella phaffii GS115 chromosome 3, complete sequence:
- a CDS encoding Mitochondrial ribosomal protein of the large subunit has protein sequence MLLQSFKALRATRSSLISTPIIQTAGYKTQYLGQKVVKVYQPLPKLREGTPLMKYVKENQYKKLDPNGVKKSLLDKSNPSLLRSGDIVRITYNNKQPPLVGMVIAVKRNGCDSNILLRNSYAKLGVEIRVPIFNPVIERVDILKRPTKYRSRNKLYYIRGTKLDVTDIESSLKKQQRRSN, from the coding sequence ATGTTGTTGCAGAGTTTTAAGGCCCTTAGGGCTACGAGAAGCAGCCTTATAAGTACTCCAATAATACAAACAGCCGGGTACAAGACACAATATTTGGGCCAGAAAGTGGTTAAGGTGTATCAGCCATTGCCCAAGTTAAGAGAAGGAACaccattgatgaagtaCGTTAAGGAGAACCAATACAAGAAGTTGGATCCAAATGGTGTGAAAAAGAGTTTGTTGGACAAGTCAAATCCAAGCTTGTTACGTTCGGGAGATATCGTTCGTATTACCTATAATAATAAACAGCCACCTTTAGTTGGTATGGTAATTGCTGTCAAGAGAAACGGCTGTGACTCCAACATCCTACTTAGGAACTCTTATGCTAAACTCGGAGTGGAGATCAGAGTGCCTATTTTCAACCCTGTGATCGAAAGAGTTGATATTCTGAAGAGACCTACGAAGTACAGATCGAGAAACAAGTTGTATTATATCAGAGGTACCAAGTTGGATGTCACTGATATCGAATCGTCATTGAAGAAGCAgcaaagaagatcaaaCTAG
- a CDS encoding Protein involved in bud-site selection, whose product MSRPEQLAPAEVFYNETESRKYTNNTRIQHIQAKMTLRALELLNLPKDTANFILDIGCGSGLSGEILTEEGDMWIGMDISPDMLATALDREVEGDLLLADIGNGIPFRAGTFDAVISISAIQWLCNADTSNADPKRRLLRFFNTLYASLKRGGKVAAQFYPMNDNQLDQIQSAAKVAGFQGGVVIDDPESKKNKKYYLVLSAGTPDVQINLEGVVMDAPTKERKLNKKQMKLMETRKDYIQRKKEVMKRRGKSVANDSKFTARKRRPRF is encoded by the coding sequence ATGTCACGTCCTGAGCAGTTGGCACCGGCAGAGGTGTTTTATAATGAAACAGAATCTCGCAAATATACCAATAATACACGTATCCAGCATATTCAGGCGAAAATGACACTTCGGGCCTTGGAATTGCTAAACTTGCCGAAGGACACGGCTAATTTCATTCTCGACATAGGGTGTGGGTCAGGACTTTCTGGAGAGATTTTAACAGAGGAAGGAGATATGTGGATTGGAATGGATATATCACCTGACATGTTGGCTACTGCTTTGGATAGGGAGGTGGAAGGAGATCTGCTTCTGGCAGATATAGGGAATGGAATTCCCTTCAGAGCTGGAACTTTTGACGCAGTGATATCGATTTCTGCAATCCAATGGCTGTGTAATGCCGATACAAGTAATGCCGatccaaagagaagattgtTGAGGTTTTTCAATACGTTGTATGCCTCACTGAAAAGAGGTGGTAAAGTTGCAGCACAGTTTTATCCGATGAATGATAATCAGCTGGATCAGATTCAAAGTGCCGCCAAGGTAGCAGGATTCCAAGGAGGTGTGGTTATTGATGATCCGGAgagcaagaagaacaagaagtaTTACCTGGTTCTATCCGCTGGTACTCCAGATGTTCAGATCAACTTAGAAGGAGTAGTGATGGATGCTCCCaccaaggaaagaaaacttAATAAGAAACAGATGAAATTAATGGAGACAAGAAAAGACTACATCCAGCGTAAGAAAGAAGTAATGAAGAGGAGGGGAAAGAGTGTGGCCAACGACTCCAAGTTTACAgccagaaagagaagaccaagattttga
- a CDS encoding Acyl-CoA:sterol acyltransferase, isozyme of Are1p, translating to MMPIPVARVDSDTQMQAIKRNAKKERSKIHNFPLKGQEIGSSMTGFEEDLKEYDIMEDLKSHDLVLIKKNAQISTRYDKKGELRSRFGDISFNQSRSIFDSSIMETPFRGFFILAWMAVGMLALKTLVEYERNNTRIYTSNIIRIMQKDLIKVGFADLLMYLSMYATFFLQKLIKNGYLDWDNTGMYLQHVYQCGFLFFWLLTAKRMEFPWIGKIFLLLHSLVMLMKMHSYAFYNGYLFKIQKELDFSQRHLNNKKQKLDKETTAALQKSVEFCKFELTSQSTTSPFPSNVNLKNWFWYTMYPTVVYEIDYPLTNEIRWKYVGTKMLGIFGVIFLMILVAESWLYPLALEAIQLRKLPVSQRVSPYVFILLEMAPPFLLMYMLVFYLIWELILNAVAELTGFADRSFYSEWWNSVSWDEFARDWNLPVHRFLLRHVYHSSISAFQLSRYNATLFTFLLSSFVHELTMYVIFGKFRGYLLYFQMAQIPLTYLSRTKFMADRKILGNSIFWLGISTGPSLLCSLYLVF from the coding sequence ATGATGCCGATCCCAGTGGCGAGAGTCGACTCTGACACTCAGATGCAGGCAATTAAAAGGAATGCTAAAAAGGAACGCTCAAAGATACACAATTTCCCATTGAAGGGTCAGGAAATTGGCAGCAGCATGACAGGCTTCGAAGAGGATTTAAAAGAGTACGACATTATGGAAGATTTAAAGAGCCATGACTTGGTtcttatcaaaaagaacGCTCAAATATCTACTCGATACGATAAGAAGGGGGAATTGAGGTCCCGTTTCGGTGACATAAGTTTCAATCAGTCACGGTCGATATTTGACTCATCAATAATGGAAACTCCCTTTCGGGGATTCTTTATTCTGGCATGGATGGCTGTGGGAATGTTAGCTTTAAAAACATTAGTGGAATACGAAAGAAATAACACAAGAATTTACACCTCCAATATCATCAGGATAATGCAAAAAGATTTAATCAAGGTCGGATTTGCTGATCTGTTGATGTACCTTAGCATGTATGCTACGTTTTTCCTCCAAAAACTGATTAAAAATGGATATCTTGATTGGGATAATACAGGCATGTACCTGCAGCACGTTTACCAGTGCGgtttcctctttttctGGCTGCTGACAGCTAAGAGGATGGAGTTTCCTTGGAttggaaagatttttttATTATTGCACTCATTGGTCATGCTAATGAAGATGCATTCATACGCTTTTTATAATGGGTATCTGTTCAAAATCCAGAAAGAACTGGACTTTTCACAACGGCATTTGAACAATAAAAAGCAAAAATTAGATAAAGAGACCACTGCCGCTCTTCAAAAATCAGTGGAGTTTTGCAAGTTTGAACTTACTAGTCAAAGCACCACATCTCCGTTCCCATCTAACgtgaacttgaaaaattggttTTGGTACACCATGTACCCAACCGTTGTATATGAGATTGATTATCCATTAACTAACGAGATCAGGTGGAAGTATGTTGGGACCAAGATGCTAGGCATCTTCGGTGTGATTTTCTTAATGATTTTGGTTGCTGAAAGTTGGTTATACCCGTTGGCTCTGGAAGCGATCCAATTGAGGAAATTACCTGTGTCTCAAAGAGTTTCTCCATATGTcttcattcttttggagaTGGCTCCACCATTCTTGTTAATGTATATGTTGGTGTTTTATCTCATCTGGgaattgatattgaatgCTGTTGCTGAATTGACAGGATTTGCAGATAGATCCTTTTATTCGGAATGGTGGAATTCTGTCTCATGGGATGAATTTGCTCGGGATTGGAACTTGCCAGTTCATCGGTTTTTGTTGAGACATGTATACCATAGCTCCATCAGCGCATTTCAATTGTCCAGGTACAATGCGACCCTTTTCACATTCTTGTTAAGCTCATTCGTTCATGAACTGACTATGTATGTGATTTTTGGTAAGTTCAGAGGGTACTTACTCTATTTTCAAATGGCCCAAATTCCTCTCACTTATCTCTCCAGGACAAAATTCATGGCTGATCGAAAAATCCTTGGAAATTCTATTTTCTGGCTGGGAATATCTACTGGGCCAAGCCTCTTGTGCTCTCTATACTTAGTGTTTTAA
- a CDS encoding Putative metalloprotease of the mitochondrial inner membrane produces MPEPNDEPPSGFNWWRRTLSYKTGLGLTQEEKVKYENDLKLKKSKDDCAKCYEYRDWMLRYSPTVKFLMDQISQAGGQISAKDIVCDECDDLKGGGFHPEIGILICQNRLIDKWHLEDIVSHELIHAYDNTKFKVDWFNLRHHACSEIRASSLSGECRIMQQFWRSSISRFNSGHQDCVRRRAVLSLQANPNCKDKEQAESIVDEVFESCFNDTRPFEMIYR; encoded by the coding sequence ATGCCAGAGCCAAATGATGAACCACCCTCCGGATTCAATTGGTGGAGGAGAACTTTGAGCTACAAGACAGGCCTGGGTTTAactcaagaagaaaaagtaaagTATGAGAACGATctcaaactcaaaaagtCCAAAGATGACTGTGCCAAGTGCTACGAATACAGAGACTGGATGTTGCGGTATTCACCAACGGTAAAGTTCCTGATGGATCAAATTTCTCAAGCAGGGGGGCAGATTTCTGCTAAGGATATTGTGTGCGACGAATGCGATGATTTGAAAGGTGGAGGGTTTCATCCTGAAATTGGAATCCTTATTTGTCAAAACAGGTTGATAGACAAGTGGCATCTGGAAGACATTGTTTCTCATGAGTTGATTCACGCCTATGACAAcaccaagttcaaagtgGACTGGTTTAATTTGCGTCATCACGCTTGTTCTGAAATTAGGGCGTCGTCACTCAGTGGTGAATGCAGGATAATGCAACAGTTTTGGAGATCATCAATTAGTAGATTCAATAGTGGGCATCAAGATTGCGTCCGAAGGAGAGCTGTTCTAAGTTTGCAGGCAAATCCTAATTGTAAGGATAAAGAACAGGCTGAAAGTAtagttgatgaagtttttgagaGCTGTTTCAATGATACCAGACCCTTTGAGATGATCTACCGATGA